The following nucleotide sequence is from Candidatus Abawacabacteria bacterium.
GCCTCCTTCTTGGACACCAATGGTTGGCGTGCCTGTGGCTAGCGACTCCACTGGGGTCATGCCAAAATCCTCATTAATAGGGATATACATACTAGCCAAAGAAGCAGCTAAATATTGGGCCAATTCTTCATCAGAAATTAGCCCGACGAACTTAATATTGTTATATCCTGCTGCTTGTTTTTCTAACTTTTCTTTCAGAGAACCAAAGGAGGCGATTATTAGTGTTTTATCCGGCCTTTTTTTGAAAGCTTCTATTAAGATATCAATTCTTTTCATGGGTTCGAGACGTGCCCAGCTAATGAATTGATTTTGAGGATTTCTAGGATAAACTTTTGCTGCCACAATATCACAAGGTGGATAAATAATTGGTGCATCAATAACAAAATACTTTTTTAACCTCTTTGCCACCGTAGCAGAATTGGCAATCACATGATCCATTTTGTGCAAATTTCTTTTAAAGCTATTTTGAATAATAGTTACGCCCAGCTTAAAAAATGGTCTAAGAAAAGCGGGGAAACGTTTAGCATAGTTATCTAGTTGATCATAAGCATACCGTGGCGGTGTATGACAATAGAGAATTCGTTTGCCTTTAACATTACTTACTGCTGAGAGTGAATTACCAGAGAAAATTACGGCATCATAGTTTTTTAGAAACCTGGTACCAAAACGGAAGAGTAAATTTTGCCAAAAATGACGAAACCCTGGTGTCAAAAGCGGCTTGCCTAATTGTCTCACTCGCATATGGCTTAAGTCGAAAGTCTTATCAGTAGCAAACCAGGTGACGATGTCAGCATCCAATTGTTCTGCCAAAAAAAGCATCATGCGATCCCCACCACTTTTACTTAAGAAATAATCGTGAATAATAGCAACTTTCATAGTTTGTAAATTACTTGTTTTACTCCCTCGACGAAGTTTTCTTGACTGAATTTTTGCGCTTGTTTAAGACAGGCCTCTTTCATATGTAATGCCAATGTAGGAGTGAGTGTCTCTACGGCTTGTTTGATGCTTTCTACGCTTGTTTCATCTAGCAATATACCGCACTCTTTGGTGACAATTTCCCGCACGCCCCCTTCATTGCTGCCAATCACAGGTTTGCCGGCAGACAAAGATTCACTAGCCCCCATGCCAAAATCTTCATCCATTGGTACATATATCGTGGCAATACAATTTCCTAATAACTCTAACAATTCTTCTTCGGATACCCAGCCTTTGATTTGAATATTGCTGTGACCGCTAGCTAAACTTTGAATCTTTTTTAGTTCTGGTCCTCCTGATACGACAATTAACTTTTTATTGGGCATCAGCGTAAATGCTTTAACGATTAAGTCTACTCTTTTTACTTCTTCCAATCGGTTGAAAGAAAAGTAATAATCTTGTT
It contains:
- a CDS encoding glycosyltransferase, producing the protein MKVAIIHDYFLSKSGGDRMMLFLAEQLDADIVTWFATDKTFDLSHMRVRQLGKPLLTPGFRHFWQNLLFRFGTRFLKNYDAVIFSGNSLSAVSNVKGKRILYCHTPPRYAYDQLDNYAKRFPAFLRPFFKLGVTIIQNSFKRNLHKMDHVIANSATVAKRLKKYFVIDAPIIYPPCDIVAAKVYPRNPQNQFISWARLEPMKRIDILIEAFKKRPDKTLIIASFGSLKEKLEKQAAGYNNIKFVGLISDEELAQYLAASLASMYIPINEDFGMTPVESLATGTPTIGVQEGGLTETIDHMKTGYLCPANPTVDDVIKAIDTFTPELSLSMEQACKESAKRFGKDKFIADMQKLLAS